A genomic window from Pseudothermotoga sp. includes:
- a CDS encoding ABC transporter permease subunit gives MHGFGKLLGLFFVGLLNVFFFWIAFFLFGNAYYALGTLFIVLVMLIDFFIFNPRGYPYRYVAPALVLLTVLVIYPIYFTIKTAFTNYGTGHYMSKEEAIERLLYDPVYTYQVENDSVEYKVFVAYDGFTASHDDFLILFKIDGELFVGEKPSPVKRKGKDVLLSEAQLTLVKGSAYQLVPQSNELAQIRMILLGEKTYKAFYSPREEFLKVNEPTFKSRIGQIHLHRSDYVHPSGNKYALRMDRTGEWSFVRIERLYRLDLLQTAEDGKPKTKVVVVNNRTNRPLIEKEGSFYDVNENGEEVYLIGYIDFVGWKNFSRVLKDPRIAGPFLKIFAWTFVWAVLSVIVSLAVGLPFALVLNDPKLKGRNIYRTLLIVPWAIPVFISALVWRNGLLNESYGVINKFLLPALGLPALRWMNDPFWARVGVILVNVWLTYPYMMTISLGALQGIPYELYEAAMIDGAGKFKRFWNITFPLLMTVIAPLLVSSFAFSFNNFTIIYLITGGGPPIPGSTTPTGYTDILISYVYKLAFQAGTGQDFGLAAAISILIFFLVGGISYFNFRFSGVFEEVGK, from the coding sequence GTGCACGGTTTTGGAAAACTTTTGGGCTTGTTTTTTGTTGGACTGTTGAATGTTTTCTTTTTCTGGATCGCATTCTTCCTTTTCGGTAACGCTTACTATGCTCTCGGCACACTGTTCATAGTCTTGGTGATGCTGATAGATTTTTTCATTTTCAATCCAAGAGGTTATCCTTACAGATACGTCGCTCCCGCACTGGTTCTGCTAACCGTACTCGTGATCTATCCAATCTATTTCACGATCAAGACAGCCTTCACTAACTATGGGACAGGACATTACATGTCCAAAGAAGAAGCGATAGAGAGACTCCTTTACGATCCGGTGTACACTTACCAGGTTGAAAATGACTCGGTTGAGTACAAAGTTTTTGTTGCTTACGATGGGTTCACCGCATCTCACGATGACTTTTTGATCCTTTTTAAAATCGACGGTGAATTGTTCGTGGGAGAAAAACCTTCGCCCGTTAAGAGGAAAGGAAAGGATGTTCTGCTGAGTGAAGCTCAGCTCACACTGGTCAAAGGTTCGGCTTATCAACTGGTTCCGCAGTCCAACGAGTTGGCACAGATCAGAATGATTCTTCTGGGAGAAAAGACTTACAAAGCTTTCTATTCACCGCGCGAAGAATTCTTGAAGGTCAACGAACCGACTTTCAAAAGTCGTATTGGGCAGATCCATCTTCACAGATCCGATTATGTTCATCCGAGTGGAAACAAATACGCGTTGAGGATGGATCGAACAGGCGAATGGAGTTTCGTTAGAATCGAAAGGTTGTACAGACTCGATCTGCTTCAAACAGCTGAAGATGGAAAGCCAAAGACGAAGGTAGTTGTTGTTAACAACAGAACGAACAGGCCGTTGATCGAAAAGGAAGGTTCTTTCTACGATGTGAACGAGAATGGTGAAGAAGTTTACCTCATAGGTTACATAGATTTCGTGGGATGGAAAAACTTTTCAAGGGTTTTGAAAGATCCAAGGATAGCTGGGCCTTTCTTGAAGATCTTCGCTTGGACATTTGTCTGGGCGGTGTTGAGCGTAATTGTGTCTCTCGCGGTTGGTTTACCGTTCGCACTCGTTTTGAACGATCCGAAGTTGAAGGGGAGGAACATTTACAGAACTTTACTCATCGTTCCATGGGCGATCCCTGTGTTCATATCGGCGCTCGTGTGGAGGAACGGCCTTTTGAACGAAAGCTATGGGGTCATAAACAAATTTTTGCTACCCGCTTTGGGTTTACCGGCACTCAGATGGATGAACGATCCCTTCTGGGCGAGGGTCGGGGTCATTCTGGTGAATGTCTGGCTCACCTATCCTTACATGATGACTATATCGCTCGGAGCACTTCAGGGTATACCCTACGAACTGTATGAAGCTGCAATGATCGATGGGGCTGGCAAATTTAAGCGTTTTTGGAACATCACTTTCCCGTTACTCATGACGGTGATCGCTCCCTTGCTCGTGAGTAGCTTTGCTTTCAGTTTCAACAACTTCACGATCATTTACCTCATCACGGGGGGAGGACCTCCCATACCCGGATCCACCACACCCACAGGATACACAGACATCCTCATCTCTTATGTGTACAAGCTTGCCTTCCAAGCTGGTACAGGGCAGGACTTCGGTCTAGCAGCAGCCATATCGATTTTGATTTTCTTCCTTGTGGGTGGCATCAGCTATTTCAATTTCAGATTCTCTGGTGTCTTCGAAGAGGTGGGAAAATGA
- a CDS encoding Glu/Leu/Phe/Val dehydrogenase — protein MEKSLYEQALEVFRQAAGVMKLDPNIQRFLERPQRTIIVEFPVLMDDGRVEMFVGYRCQHNTALGPAKGGIRYHPNVTLDEVQTLAFWMTWKCSLLNLPYGGGKGGVKVDPSKLSRNELERLSRRFFFEISQFVGPHKDIPAPDVNTNPQVMAWYLDTYSMHVGYTALGVVTGKPVELGGSVGRNEATGRGVAVVTAEACKLLGKDISKAKVAVQGFGNVGSFSAKILHEDFGAKIVAVSDVSAAYYDPNGLDINDLIAYRDSNKGLIDGYPKAQKIKHEELFELDVDILIPAALENAITEENVDKIKAKLIVEGANGPITPTADKILRSKGVTVIPDILANAGGVTVSYFEWVQDLQSFFWDIDDVRTKLAKMMKAAFAEVAKTKEKYNTDFRTAAYIVAIDRVAKAVKLRGIYP, from the coding sequence ATGGAAAAATCACTTTATGAACAGGCGCTCGAGGTCTTCAGACAAGCAGCCGGTGTCATGAAACTCGATCCCAACATTCAAAGGTTCCTCGAAAGGCCTCAGCGCACAATAATCGTTGAATTCCCAGTACTGATGGACGATGGTAGAGTGGAAATGTTCGTTGGCTATCGTTGCCAGCATAACACGGCGCTTGGACCAGCCAAGGGTGGCATAAGGTATCACCCAAACGTGACCCTTGACGAAGTCCAAACGCTCGCGTTCTGGATGACTTGGAAATGCTCTCTGCTGAATCTACCCTATGGGGGTGGAAAAGGCGGAGTCAAGGTCGATCCGAGTAAACTTTCCAGAAACGAACTTGAGAGGCTCTCCAGAAGATTCTTCTTCGAGATATCACAGTTCGTCGGTCCACACAAGGATATTCCTGCACCCGATGTGAACACCAACCCCCAGGTCATGGCATGGTATCTGGATACCTACAGCATGCACGTTGGTTACACCGCACTCGGTGTCGTGACGGGTAAACCTGTGGAACTCGGGGGATCAGTGGGTAGGAACGAAGCGACGGGTAGAGGAGTTGCTGTGGTGACGGCTGAAGCATGCAAACTCTTGGGTAAAGACATTTCCAAAGCGAAGGTGGCAGTACAAGGTTTTGGAAACGTCGGATCGTTCTCTGCAAAGATACTGCACGAAGATTTTGGCGCAAAAATCGTAGCCGTCAGCGATGTTTCTGCAGCTTATTACGATCCAAACGGGCTGGACATCAACGATTTGATCGCTTACAGAGACAGCAACAAAGGCCTCATCGATGGTTATCCGAAGGCTCAGAAAATCAAACACGAAGAACTGTTCGAGTTAGATGTGGACATACTCATTCCGGCAGCCCTAGAGAATGCGATCACCGAGGAAAACGTCGACAAGATCAAAGCTAAGCTCATCGTCGAAGGTGCAAACGGACCTATCACTCCGACTGCCGACAAGATTCTTCGCTCCAAGGGAGTAACTGTCATACCTGATATTCTAGCCAATGCAGGTGGTGTAACTGTATCTTACTTCGAATGGGTGCAAGATCTACAATCCTTCTTCTGGGACATCGACGACGTCAGAACGAAACTCGCAAAAATGATGAAAGCCGCTTTCGCAGAAGTTGCGAAGACTAAAGAAAAATACAACACAGATTTCAGAACGGCAGCCTACATCGTAGCGATCGATCGGGTGGCGAAAGCAGTCAAACTGAGAGGTATCTATCCATGA
- the malE gene encoding maltose/maltodextrin ABC transporter substrate-binding protein MalE, whose amino-acid sequence MRKFLVLSMILITFLAFAQPKLVIWCSEKQVDILQRLGEEFKARYGVMVEVQYVNFPDIKPKFLTAAPEGQGADIIVGAHDWVGELVANGLLEPIPSFAERNQFFDSGLSAFSYGGRLYGLPYALEAIALIYNKDYVSKPPKTVEEMIKIARQIDVEFGRGVRGLVFPVTTFYYAVPFIFGYGGYVFKDTPTGLNVKDIGLANEGAIKGARLIKRFVDEKIVDPADNYQIMDSMFKEGKAAMIINGPWAIKDYRDAGIDYGVALIPDMEPGLVAKPFVGVQGFMVNSKSPNKLLALEFLTNFIAKRDTMYRLYLADPRLPARKDVLELVKDNPDVVAFTLSAGNGIPMPNVPQMGFVWGAMDDALNLIVNGKATPEEAMKNAVERIKAQIQ is encoded by the coding sequence GTGAGGAAATTTTTAGTTTTGAGCATGATCTTGATCACATTCCTAGCTTTCGCACAACCAAAACTGGTGATTTGGTGTTCAGAAAAGCAAGTGGACATACTTCAAAGGCTCGGTGAAGAGTTCAAGGCGAGGTACGGCGTGATGGTCGAAGTTCAGTACGTGAACTTTCCAGACATCAAACCAAAATTCCTAACGGCGGCACCAGAGGGACAAGGTGCGGACATCATCGTCGGTGCACACGACTGGGTTGGAGAGCTTGTTGCGAACGGCTTACTTGAACCGATCCCAAGTTTTGCCGAACGAAACCAATTCTTCGACAGTGGTTTGAGTGCCTTCTCTTATGGGGGTAGACTCTATGGACTTCCTTACGCACTGGAAGCCATAGCGCTCATCTATAACAAAGACTACGTGTCAAAACCTCCCAAAACGGTGGAAGAAATGATCAAGATCGCTAGGCAGATCGATGTCGAATTCGGTCGGGGTGTCAGGGGACTAGTCTTCCCAGTGACGACGTTCTATTATGCGGTTCCGTTCATCTTCGGTTATGGTGGATACGTCTTCAAAGACACACCGACGGGGCTCAACGTCAAAGATATCGGTCTTGCCAACGAGGGTGCCATCAAAGGTGCCAGGCTCATAAAACGTTTTGTGGATGAAAAGATCGTTGATCCGGCTGACAACTATCAAATCATGGATTCGATGTTCAAAGAAGGTAAAGCAGCCATGATCATCAACGGTCCTTGGGCTATAAAAGACTATAGAGACGCTGGAATAGACTATGGTGTTGCTCTGATCCCCGACATGGAACCTGGTTTGGTCGCTAAGCCGTTCGTCGGTGTGCAAGGATTCATGGTCAATTCCAAGTCACCGAACAAATTGCTCGCTCTAGAGTTCCTGACCAACTTCATCGCCAAGAGAGACACCATGTACAGACTGTATCTGGCTGACCCAAGGTTGCCTGCTAGAAAGGACGTGCTGGAACTAGTGAAAGATAATCCCGATGTCGTCGCGTTCACTCTGAGTGCTGGTAACGGTATACCCATGCCCAATGTGCCTCAAATGGGTTTTGTGTGGGGCGCGATGGATGACGCTCTGAATTTGATCGTCAACGGGAAAGCCACACCGGAAGAAGCGATGAAGAACGCTGTAGAAAGAATCAAAGCCCAGATTCAGTGA
- a CDS encoding ABC transporter permease subunit: MRFHVHLILIFLIVVILFPTVWVVMTSLRRDEAAFSTDLFSSRLTFQNYIDLLLPEQNVPILIKELQNLVARVKPYDRMSFEQVQKKANELLKKLRRYINESNRLNESARASYDEIVKLLGAKSDSVKTSVSNDLRQVEMDVERVLNELKIDQNEMAFVLYEALAKERFNSELEKSLRPVVKEMMNFDVLSEESYLLALEQLRSTYEKLGGISLEELKTISSQISSLNGEIGNIMKISQPLERSVIETQLLLKKDVLSEVRSVTDAVSALVKMKDSLVQTSMVSVLPIDDAIFLQSAETLSLRLKDMASSMENFEDLSELRSIVVDLATKLTHLAEVDEQYRALKAYSDMVKTYLEIKPKLERICDDLQSLFERYQDDISKLAELNRTLNEKKTELAQLNQRLNELQQEKASLETKLKEERTWLQLYLFRNDLRVRISTVEAIKSLSRVDLQRYSAVLTWLRNFANSYEPDDRVKQSVRKAIDDLRWIEEYRTFVLRFENYSRNYDQTLKEFDRTLNDFEKIYDKLLVLSQSGVFVNSEHLTRLLDLVKLDFVNKVRADLSVVSRRVGTLIKICPFSEMEKFYRDIDKRLFRIDQIWKEKMKHYFGRWVLNSIIVSVIVALITTFVCATAAYPFSRMRFVGRRYGILSFLLIQMFPGVIFMIAIYNLLNFLGKYIPLLGIDTIGGLALAYLTNIAYNVYLIKGFYDLIPASLEEAAIVDGATKFQSFYMIVLPLARPILVVVFLLVFIGTFNEYVVARIVLQNVRNYTYALGLQSFAVGPYETEWGLFTAAALLGMLPMVILFLSMQRYLVSGLTRGAVKE, from the coding sequence ATGAGATTTCACGTACATCTGATATTGATTTTCTTGATCGTAGTCATCCTCTTTCCAACCGTTTGGGTAGTGATGACTTCTCTGAGAAGAGATGAAGCCGCGTTCTCGACGGATCTCTTCTCCAGCAGACTCACATTTCAAAATTACATAGACCTCTTATTGCCGGAGCAGAATGTGCCAATACTCATCAAAGAACTCCAAAATCTCGTTGCTCGGGTGAAACCTTACGACAGAATGAGCTTTGAGCAGGTTCAGAAAAAAGCGAATGAACTGCTGAAAAAGTTGAGAAGATACATAAACGAATCGAACAGGTTGAACGAATCTGCGAGGGCTTCTTATGATGAGATAGTGAAGCTCCTTGGTGCAAAATCAGATTCAGTGAAGACGAGTGTTTCGAATGATCTGCGCCAAGTTGAAATGGATGTTGAACGAGTTTTGAACGAGCTGAAGATCGATCAAAACGAGATGGCTTTCGTACTCTATGAAGCGTTAGCCAAAGAAAGGTTCAATTCAGAATTGGAAAAATCTCTCCGCCCAGTGGTAAAAGAGATGATGAATTTCGATGTTCTGAGTGAAGAATCTTATTTGCTCGCACTCGAGCAGTTGAGATCGACCTATGAAAAATTGGGTGGAATTTCGTTGGAAGAGTTGAAAACAATCTCTTCGCAGATTTCCTCGCTCAATGGTGAAATAGGAAATATTATGAAAATTTCACAACCTTTGGAAAGGTCCGTCATCGAAACACAACTTTTGTTGAAAAAAGATGTTCTCAGTGAGGTACGTTCTGTAACTGATGCAGTGTCTGCATTAGTCAAGATGAAGGATTCCTTAGTTCAAACCTCAATGGTGAGTGTTCTTCCCATTGATGATGCTATTTTTCTGCAGAGTGCAGAAACTCTAAGTCTCAGGTTGAAGGATATGGCGTCATCGATGGAAAATTTTGAAGATCTTTCAGAGCTTCGGAGTATCGTTGTGGATTTGGCCACAAAGCTTACCCATCTTGCAGAGGTTGACGAGCAATACAGAGCCTTGAAAGCTTACAGTGATATGGTGAAAACTTATTTAGAGATCAAGCCAAAACTTGAACGAATATGCGATGATCTTCAATCACTCTTCGAACGTTATCAAGACGACATCTCGAAATTGGCCGAGCTGAACAGAACGTTGAACGAGAAGAAAACCGAACTAGCGCAGCTGAATCAACGGTTGAATGAATTGCAGCAAGAGAAAGCCTCTCTCGAGACGAAGTTGAAGGAAGAGCGAACATGGTTACAACTTTATCTCTTTCGCAATGACTTGAGGGTGAGGATTTCCACCGTCGAAGCGATCAAATCTCTATCGAGAGTCGATCTTCAAAGGTATTCGGCCGTTCTGACTTGGCTCAGAAATTTCGCCAATTCTTATGAACCTGATGACAGAGTCAAGCAAAGTGTGCGGAAGGCCATTGATGATCTGAGATGGATCGAGGAGTACAGAACGTTCGTCTTGCGTTTCGAGAATTACTCTAGAAATTACGATCAAACGTTGAAAGAGTTCGATCGAACGTTGAATGACTTTGAAAAAATTTACGATAAGCTCTTAGTCTTATCTCAGAGTGGTGTTTTTGTTAATTCAGAGCATCTCACAAGGTTGCTCGATCTGGTGAAACTGGATTTCGTCAACAAGGTTCGAGCGGACCTTTCAGTCGTTTCCAGAAGGGTAGGAACTTTAATAAAGATTTGTCCTTTTTCGGAGATGGAAAAGTTTTATCGTGATATAGACAAGCGTTTGTTCAGGATAGATCAAATATGGAAAGAGAAAATGAAACACTACTTTGGACGATGGGTGCTGAACTCCATAATCGTTTCGGTGATCGTTGCTCTCATAACTACCTTCGTCTGCGCCACGGCAGCTTATCCATTCAGCAGGATGAGGTTCGTAGGCAGAAGGTACGGCATACTCAGCTTTCTGCTCATTCAGATGTTTCCTGGCGTGATCTTCATGATCGCGATATACAACTTGCTCAATTTCCTTGGAAAGTACATACCCCTCCTTGGTATCGACACCATAGGAGGACTCGCTTTGGCTTACCTTACGAACATCGCGTACAACGTTTATCTCATAAAAGGTTTCTACGATCTCATACCTGCTTCACTCGAAGAGGCTGCCATAGTTGATGGGGCGACAAAATTTCAAAGTTTCTACATGATAGTGTTGCCACTCGCTAGACCGATCCTCGTTGTGGTCTTCTTGCTAGTTTTCATCGGTACCTTCAATGAGTACGTCGTTGCAAGGATCGTGCTACAAAACGTTAGAAATTATACTTACGCTCTGGGGCTGCAATCTTTCGCTGTTGGACCTTATGAAACTGAGTGGGGATTGTTCACCGCGGCCGCTCTACTTGGAATGTTACCGATGGTCATACTGTTCTTGTCCATGCAGCGATATCTCGTCAGTGGCTTAACGAGAGGAGCTGTGAAGGAATGA
- a CDS encoding glycosyl hydrolase 53 family protein yields the protein MRKVWKVGALMVILLVSSAIASEREFIFGVDVSMLHEIEKSGGIFYDGDAARDCLEILKSRGVNWIRLRIWNDPTDENGTPLGGGNCSHVNMVEIAKRAKNLGMKVLIDFHYSDWWADPGKQNKPKAWRNLHGEELKEAVYKYTKFVLDYMKSKGVHVDMVQVGNELNNGFLWPDGQISGPGAGGFNEFAELLKSAVKAVRDFDPNIRVVVHLADGGNNSLYRWFFDELLKRNVDFDIIGVSFYPYWHGTLLELAFNLNDIAARYDKDVLIVETAYAWTLEEADGHPNIFGDEKLQWLAGYKATVKGQKSFLRDLVKVLKQVPNNRGLGFFYWEGAWIPVRGVGWKTGEGNPWENQALFDFHGRALESLNVFEEHEEKVEIAELFPILIETIVGQKIDLPEKIKALFSDDSVRLVPVTWQVELEKLKEAGEYVIAGKIVDYDKVVQAKLIVREPYNYMVNASFETGSFDPWIVEGDRQAVKVVRANPPQNARHGVYAVNYWLDKPFEFEMYQTVYGLAEGTYKLSMWIQGSGGDDVELSVSEHGGEFKSLKVTNRGWLQWNHPTMEFYVTTGKVKVKLRVKGKAGNWGWLDEFQLIRIK from the coding sequence ATGAGAAAGGTGTGGAAAGTGGGTGCTTTGATGGTGATCTTACTCGTCAGTTCGGCGATCGCCTCTGAAAGAGAGTTCATTTTCGGTGTCGACGTGTCCATGCTACACGAGATCGAAAAATCCGGTGGAATTTTCTACGATGGAGACGCAGCTAGAGATTGTCTTGAGATTCTAAAAAGTCGTGGTGTCAATTGGATAAGGCTCAGGATTTGGAACGACCCGACGGATGAGAATGGAACACCCCTGGGTGGTGGAAATTGCTCCCATGTGAACATGGTTGAGATAGCGAAGAGAGCGAAGAATCTTGGAATGAAAGTTTTGATCGATTTTCATTACAGCGACTGGTGGGCAGATCCTGGGAAACAGAACAAACCGAAGGCGTGGCGAAACCTTCACGGTGAAGAGCTGAAAGAAGCCGTGTACAAGTATACAAAATTCGTGCTCGATTACATGAAAAGCAAAGGTGTGCATGTGGATATGGTGCAGGTTGGAAACGAACTGAACAACGGTTTTCTATGGCCCGATGGGCAGATATCGGGTCCTGGTGCGGGAGGATTCAATGAATTTGCCGAGCTTTTGAAATCTGCAGTGAAAGCTGTTAGAGATTTCGATCCAAACATTCGCGTGGTGGTGCACCTTGCCGATGGAGGAAACAATTCTTTGTACAGATGGTTTTTCGATGAGCTTTTAAAACGCAACGTTGATTTCGACATCATAGGCGTTTCCTTCTATCCTTATTGGCACGGAACGCTCTTGGAACTGGCCTTCAATTTGAACGATATCGCTGCGCGGTACGACAAAGATGTTCTAATTGTGGAAACTGCTTACGCTTGGACCTTGGAAGAAGCAGACGGTCATCCCAACATCTTCGGTGATGAAAAATTACAATGGTTGGCGGGCTATAAAGCCACCGTCAAAGGGCAAAAGAGTTTTCTGAGAGACCTTGTGAAAGTCTTGAAACAGGTTCCGAACAACAGAGGCCTTGGCTTTTTCTACTGGGAAGGTGCTTGGATACCAGTCAGAGGTGTTGGATGGAAAACTGGTGAAGGAAATCCTTGGGAAAATCAAGCACTTTTCGATTTTCATGGTCGTGCTCTGGAAAGCTTGAACGTGTTCGAAGAACACGAAGAAAAAGTCGAGATAGCTGAGCTTTTTCCGATATTGATTGAAACGATCGTTGGACAAAAAATCGATTTGCCTGAGAAGATCAAAGCGCTGTTCTCCGACGATTCTGTGAGGTTGGTTCCTGTAACTTGGCAAGTGGAACTCGAGAAATTGAAAGAGGCTGGAGAGTACGTAATAGCTGGAAAAATCGTTGATTATGATAAAGTCGTTCAAGCAAAGTTGATCGTACGAGAGCCATACAACTATATGGTGAATGCGAGCTTCGAAACGGGATCTTTCGATCCGTGGATCGTTGAGGGTGATCGGCAAGCTGTGAAGGTGGTGCGCGCCAATCCCCCGCAGAACGCGCGTCATGGTGTCTACGCCGTCAACTATTGGCTCGACAAACCTTTCGAGTTTGAGATGTACCAAACTGTATATGGACTTGCTGAGGGAACGTACAAACTGTCGATGTGGATTCAAGGTAGCGGTGGGGACGACGTAGAATTGAGTGTCAGTGAACATGGTGGAGAATTCAAATCTCTCAAAGTGACCAACAGAGGCTGGCTCCAGTGGAACCATCCGACGATGGAATTTTACGTAACGACTGGTAAGGTCAAAGTCAAACTGCGTGTGAAAGGAAAAGCTGGCAATTGGGGCTGGTTAGATGAGTTTCAATTGATCAGGATCAAATGA
- the folK gene encoding 2-amino-4-hydroxy-6-hydroxymethyldihydropteridine diphosphokinase: protein MILGIGVDVVETNRLDEKIAVRILGEKEFEEYHRASDKKQFLASHFAVKEAFFKALGTGLRDFSFKEVELVHDDLGKPVLIFHRDVHFNFAHVSLSHDVFTIAMVVLERSEGHIYIALGSNVGDRLRNIQNACRLMEEFGIEIIKTSPIYLTKPYGFLEQTDFLNCVVEVKTDLTPFRLLEVLLEVEKQLGRTRKQRWGPRTIDLDIVLFGNLVLKTETLTIPHYDLINRQFVLRPLLDLAELRHPTEGELKKFLKEGEECQLVTRNWYKN from the coding sequence ATGATCCTTGGTATCGGTGTCGACGTTGTTGAAACAAACAGATTGGACGAAAAGATCGCTGTTAGAATTTTGGGCGAAAAAGAATTCGAAGAGTACCATCGTGCGAGTGACAAAAAGCAATTTTTAGCCTCTCACTTTGCCGTGAAGGAAGCTTTCTTCAAAGCTTTAGGTACAGGTTTGAGAGATTTTTCTTTCAAAGAGGTAGAGCTCGTGCACGATGATCTGGGAAAACCCGTTCTTATTTTCCACAGGGATGTCCATTTTAACTTTGCACACGTGAGTTTATCGCACGATGTCTTCACCATAGCCATGGTCGTACTTGAAAGGAGCGAGGGTCACATCTATATCGCACTTGGTTCCAACGTTGGTGATAGGTTGAGGAACATCCAAAACGCGTGTCGCTTGATGGAAGAATTTGGCATTGAGATAATCAAAACCTCACCGATTTATCTGACGAAACCGTACGGTTTTTTGGAACAAACAGATTTTCTCAACTGTGTGGTCGAGGTAAAAACCGATTTGACGCCGTTTCGACTACTTGAAGTGCTTTTAGAGGTAGAAAAACAGCTTGGAAGGACTAGAAAGCAAAGGTGGGGACCGAGAACCATAGATCTAGACATCGTGCTGTTTGGAAATCTGGTTTTGAAAACAGAAACGCTGACGATACCCCACTACGATTTGATCAATAGACAGTTTGTCTTGAGACCGCTCTTGGATTTAGCTGAACTCAGACATCCAACGGAAGGTGAGCTGAAAAAATTTTTGAAAGAAGGTGAAGAATGCCAACTAGTGACGAGGAACTGGTACAAGAATTGA
- a CDS encoding RNA-binding protein — MPTSDEELVQELMQIEIELDRALEQEDFERMNLLLEQREFLLKSLSTVPEELAESIIQADKTRLEKMNALLEKFKNQALQIRTSQQALKSYSTNQRQSNFDERK, encoded by the coding sequence ATGCCAACTAGTGACGAGGAACTGGTACAAGAATTGATGCAAATTGAAATAGAACTCGACAGAGCCTTAGAGCAAGAGGACTTCGAACGTATGAACTTACTTTTGGAGCAGAGAGAATTTCTACTGAAATCTCTTTCAACTGTTCCTGAAGAACTTGCAGAATCAATAATTCAAGCTGATAAAACGAGGCTTGAAAAGATGAACGCATTGCTCGAAAAATTCAAAAATCAAGCCTTACAGATTCGAACGTCACAGCAAGCCTTAAAAAGTTACTCCACCAATCAACGGCAATCCAATTTCGATGAAAGAAAGTGA